GTGTGCTCAAAGATCTTTTTGGGAAAAAGCGCAAATTTGCGACTGTACCTAGCGTGTCAATGACGCAACAAGTCCCGACTGTTGAACCGAAAGAGGTTCCAGAAGGTCTTATGCATAAATGTTCCCATTGTGGATCGATCCATTATTCCAAGGATTTGGAGAAGAATTTAAAAGTCTGTAAAGGCTGTCAGCATCATTTTCCTATGTCTTCTCCAGAGCGTGTTCAATCGCTACTGGATAATGGTAGTTTTACAGAAGAATTTGATGCTGAGTTAATTTCAGATAACCCTCTTCAATTTCCGGGTTATGAAGATAAATTAGAACAAGATCGTACCAAAACAAATTTGAATGAAGCGGTTATTACGGGAGAGGGTCTGCTTCAGGGGATACCTGTTGTATTAGGTGTCATGGATTCACGTTTTCGAATGGGAAGCATGGGTGCAGTTGTTGGTGAAAAGATTACACGGGCGATTGAACGCGCTATTGAGCGTAAGCTGCCATTTATCCTGTTCTCTGCTTCTGGTGGAGCACGTATGCAGGAAGGAATGATCAGTCTAATGCAGATGGCTAAAACAAGCTCTGCATTGGCTCAATTGGCGAATGAACGATTGTTATATATCTCTGTATTAACTCATCCAACTACCGGTGGTGTATCTGCTAGTTTTGCGTCTCTTGGTGATTTTAATATTGCCGAGCCAGGCGCACAGATTGGTTTTGCCGGTCGTCGTATTATTGAGCAAACGATTCGTCAGGAGCTTCCTAAGGATTTTCAGACTGCGGAGTTTCTATTAAAGCATGGACAGCTTGACATGGTGGTGCATCGCAAGGATATGCGTGAGACTTTAGGTACGTTGGTCGCTTTGCACACAAATAGGGAGGTAGAATAAATGGCAACAGATCTCTCATTTGAAAAACCATTAGTAGAGCTGCACGATAAAATTAAAGAACTACGTAAGTTTACAGAAGAAAAAGGGATTGATTTTACAGATGAAGTAAAGCGTCTGGAGGCAAAAGCGAAAGATTTGGCTGAGCAAATTTACGGGAACTTAACCCCGTGGCAACGCGTACAGATTTCTCGTCATCCAGAGCGTCCCACAACATTTGATTATATCAAGCATATTTTTACTGATTTTATGGAACTACATGGGGATCGTTCCTATGGAGATGATATGGCGATTGTTGGTGGTATTGCACGTCTGGAAGGTCGACCTGTCACTGTTATCGGTCATCAAAAGGGGAAAGATACCAAAGAAAATATTAGTCGTAATTTTGGTATGGCTCATCCAGAGGGCTATCGTAAAGCGTTGCGGTTAATGAAGCAGGCCGAGAAATTTGGTCGACCGATCATTACGTTTATTAATACGCA
This is a stretch of genomic DNA from Brevibacillus laterosporus DSM 25. It encodes these proteins:
- the accD gene encoding acetyl-CoA carboxylase, carboxyltransferase subunit beta, encoding MLKDLFGKKRKFATVPSVSMTQQVPTVEPKEVPEGLMHKCSHCGSIHYSKDLEKNLKVCKGCQHHFPMSSPERVQSLLDNGSFTEEFDAELISDNPLQFPGYEDKLEQDRTKTNLNEAVITGEGLLQGIPVVLGVMDSRFRMGSMGAVVGEKITRAIERAIERKLPFILFSASGGARMQEGMISLMQMAKTSSALAQLANERLLYISVLTHPTTGGVSASFASLGDFNIAEPGAQIGFAGRRIIEQTIRQELPKDFQTAEFLLKHGQLDMVVHRKDMRETLGTLVALHTNREVE
- the accA gene encoding acetyl-CoA carboxylase carboxyl transferase subunit alpha, whose product is MATDLSFEKPLVELHDKIKELRKFTEEKGIDFTDEVKRLEAKAKDLAEQIYGNLTPWQRVQISRHPERPTTFDYIKHIFTDFMELHGDRSYGDDMAIVGGIARLEGRPVTVIGHQKGKDTKENISRNFGMAHPEGYRKALRLMKQAEKFGRPIITFINTQGAYPGKAAEERGQSEAIARNLLEMANFTVPIICVVIGEGGSGGALGISVGNHIYMLENSVYSVISPEGAAALLWKDSSLAMRAAETMKISAPDLLELGIIDQIIPEPFGGAHRDLIQQAGFIKQSLLNGLAELEKLSPNELVQHRYNKFKQIGTFTSLS